In the Candidatus Electrothrix sp. GW3-4 genome, one interval contains:
- a CDS encoding outer membrane lipoprotein-sorting protein, with protein sequence MRFFVVLSGVLLVSVFFLPPCGKTSLAETPEEKGLAIVQEAERRDQGFGDLVANMVMILRNRNGQESRREMTNKILEVKDDGDKSLALFHTPRDVRGTALLTFSHKSGDDEQWLYLPALKRVKRINSRNKSGSFVGSEFSYEDISSQEIEEYTYKYLRDEDLDGHACTVSAYYPVDRDNSGYSRQVVWRDSDEYRIRKVDFYDRKNSLLKTLTLKGYKQYKGQYWRAGEMHMINHQSGKSTVLLYSQYRFQTGLTENDFKKNSLKRAR encoded by the coding sequence ATGAGGTTTTTTGTAGTCTTGTCAGGGGTGCTCCTGGTGAGCGTATTTTTTTTGCCGCCCTGCGGAAAAACCAGTCTTGCAGAGACGCCTGAAGAGAAAGGACTGGCCATTGTCCAGGAAGCGGAACGCCGTGATCAGGGTTTTGGTGATCTGGTTGCGAACATGGTGATGATCCTGCGTAACAGAAACGGTCAGGAGAGTCGCCGGGAGATGACCAATAAGATTTTGGAGGTAAAAGATGATGGCGACAAGAGCCTGGCTCTTTTTCATACTCCCCGTGATGTCCGAGGGACAGCCCTGTTGACCTTTTCCCATAAATCCGGTGATGACGAACAGTGGCTGTATCTGCCCGCCCTGAAACGGGTGAAGCGGATTAACTCCCGCAATAAATCCGGCTCCTTTGTCGGCTCTGAGTTTTCCTATGAGGATATTTCCAGTCAGGAGATTGAGGAGTATACTTATAAATATCTTCGAGATGAAGACCTTGATGGCCATGCCTGCACGGTGTCTGCATATTATCCTGTTGATCGGGACAACTCAGGTTATAGCCGCCAGGTCGTTTGGCGGGATAGCGACGAGTACCGCATCCGTAAGGTGGATTTTTATGACCGCAAGAACAGCCTATTGAAGACCCTGACCCTGAAAGGCTACAAGCAATATAAGGGACAATACTGGCGGGCTGGGGAAATGCATATGATCAACCATCAGAGCGGAAAATCCACCGTCCTGCTCTACAGCCAGTACCGATTCCAGACAGGTTTAACTGAGAATGACTTTAAGAAAAATAGCTTGAAAAGGGCCCGATGA